The Drosophila innubila isolate TH190305 chromosome 2L unlocalized genomic scaffold, UK_Dinn_1.0 4_B_2L, whole genome shotgun sequence genome segment attctacttaaaaatacgcgttgatacctaaatcacccaaatccgatagctggttcaaaagataaataaatttgaaaatttaagtggacttctcaaaatgaaatgaaaagttagtttctttgtttgtctgtttgtttgtttgtttaaaaaagctaaagaagcttaaatgtaatgatggggatttattcctatgcgaaaatctagaaatgtttgttatacggctttttgaaaaaaaccgctagtttagcgggaaacgCTAAGTCCCGGTAAATTTGAACCTCAACagtttacaggtgaaataaagttttttagcttacatttgacgatttttgacaaaacggctctaacgatttctgttaagttttaatatgctgtaatacgtacaatttcgcgttttttggtatatgaaacataaattttggttgaggggtttggaagatattgcctgttaagtgaataaatacatttttctatcgggcgaaaatcaagttctatgAAGttctgtgaaaaacttttttgttttatgagaaatcttaactttaactttaatttaacttggttttatatatcctgaccaaagttggttcaaatcggacaactatatcatatagctgtcataggaccgatcggtccaatattaagtcttagtacgaaaaacttttttattttacgagatatcgtaaccaaactaatagaatatgcatttaagtaagacttatatatcctgaccatagttggttctaatcgaaccactatatcatatagctgtcataggaccgatcgggcgaaattcaagtcttagaatgaacaacatttttttccatagtgagtacggggtctccgacagtagagtatgctcggctgtagcaacgcgagcaaagcgagcagggggcggagccccctagtttttctttataattatttctttataaataatttataatttaaaagaacaaaattcagtttaatctaaaaattttaaataaaaatataaattaacaaaaaaaatagcgaAAACTGGCATTCCGCACTGCGCAACAAGTAGTTTTGCTTAATCTATCTtttcttttagtctctgagatacttTTGTTTATAGAAACGaacaagaaaatttaaacaaacttgacctgctccaacgcatttgttgtctgtgggtgaaagtttggtatctctatctcgtATAGATACTAGatagtctttgagatctaggcactcacacagacggacgtacggacagacagacagacggacagggtcggagatgcctccttctccctgttacatacattccaacgaacacagtAAAcccttttacttgttttttaagtaacgggtataattaggaataacaaaatattttataaatttaatgaggCGAtgaagaaaacttaaaaaatataagttctTGATatattctgatttttttttccaaaacaatttcaaatcgATTTTTCGATATAGGGCTCAAAAAgaacattaaatattgaacATGCCGTTAGGTAAATGCGTAAGGCCGTAATCTGACTAATAAGAGGCGTTTACCCAAAAGTTTCGTATGCtacaatatttacattttgcagGGCAACCTTTTATCTTTTTACTAATGTTATGGCGAAACCATAAAGtattcatatataatttttattttaattttttaacagttAAGCATTACAaccttgaaaaaaaaaactttaatttaaatttcaagataTGTAAAACAAccgaaaattaattaataatattttttatgagtgTACGATCATTTTGCGGAAGTTCATTGAGTCAACTGTGATACTTTTTGCCGTTGCATCAAATTAGCCGCCAAGTAAATAACTCTTAACCAGACGCAACTTTACAATTGCAACAGAGGATCTAGCGCTTGTTTGTCGACGGGAACAGATGATATGGTACccatttattaaaactttcaGTAAACTTTGGGCCTTTCAGCTGGCGATCCTTTTTTATCACATTCTACCCGGACATATCATCGATATAGTATTGCGCATAAGAGGTCAAAACCCAGGAATGGTTAAGATGTATGATAAAATACACATGAACATTAAGAAAATAGCGAAATTCGCTATTACTAACTGGACCTTTGAAATGCAGAACTCGGATCGACTTATACAATGTATGTCACCGCAGGATCGAAAGCTATTTGAGTGTGACATGAATGATCTGAATTGGGATGAATACTTTAAAGTGGCACTGCTAGGAATGCGAGAATACCTTGCAAAAGAAAGGCCGACTGAAGAATCCTTCCGGAAAGGacgaaaattattaaaacggTAAGTATCGAGTTTAACATCCATAATGGAGATCCACActtatcttatatttttcgcagatttaaaatatatcatcaTATTGTTCAAACTGTTGTTTACGGTACTGTTATTGCTTTGATCTGGTTTGTGGTACGCCTAactgttcctttttttttattaagaaaagcAATTGTATCTTtgataaatagttttttaattaaaatgtggtattggaattaataaaaactttgataAATAAGAAAGTTCTAAAATCGAGGGGATAAATATCAACCTCCGCTGGCTTATCTACTCATATCGAGAGCAATACAACGAGCTGACAACGAGTCCAAAGCAATTAGAACTTGCATATACCAACAGAATGTCAAGCGCGCACTACTTACGTATATTAGACTACGCGCACACTATACCTGAAAAAACTGAGCTAAAAGCGGAGatgataaaatcaaaaatagttGGTTGATAAGACCGAGCTGACCTGAACACTTCAATGTGTGCATATTCATGAGTGCgggtgtttgtttttttcctCTCAGCTTTATAGGCCTTATAGCTGAAAGTTGAGATTTTATCGActtaaaagaagaaaacaaaaacacactgCGAGAAGTGAAGTGTTCAGTTCAACTCTGTTTGATGGACCAAACATGTTTGATTTAAGCCTCTTACCTTTAAGTTCCTTTTCTTCAGCTACAGGTTCCTAAAACTTAAGCACTTTCAAGAGGCACTTTCGAAAGCATTTCAATTCTTACAAGTAGTTGCTGTGACGTCACAATATACATTTAGAACTTATCGTTGGGTGAAAATCTTTAtcaaaaatctttgaaattttcataaattttttgcaatttgcctATACTATGATCCGTTTACCAGCACCACTTTTGATATCGCAAATGGGTCAGTACATATACATCATTGATTATATTGCATCATATCGAAGGTGTAAGAATTTTTCCACATGAAACTTGTGAATATATAATCACATAATCACAGAATAATCACATTTGCGACGAAAGTTTCGAAAATGTGACCGTATTCGGCtagtatttcattttttcgtgacaaaaatcaaaaagatcgaaataacaaaaaaatttatcagggaaaacataaataatttgaaaaaaatacaaacataaacaatgaaaaacgattaaaaaaaaaaaaagcagtgGAAAGAAGCGCTTGAGGTCcaagattttttttggttcacaCAGATGTACAAGTAAGTAATGAATACAatgtaaaaattcatttaaaatattttgaataattatttttatttaaaacaccTTCCTCAACGTCGGCAACAGAGAAACAACCTGAACAACCAgaggaacaaaaaaaaaacggtgaCTTCGCTGGCGAAGATTTTGGAGCAGTTTAGAGCATggtagaaaaaaattaaatgcaacgatatcgaatttcttttaatttctgcTTGCTTCTGTGATCTCCCTCAGTAAAATTCAAGCATGACTATTTCCTGACGGTAAGAAAGTTGTCATAATTTCTGGCAATGATGAAATTGAGCAAAGCGGAGGTGCATTTGATTGCATGTTTCGATTCCTCCAAACACCCACTGGCCTTCAACCAGTCGTCCACATTTGTACTTTCTCTTCCCCACTTTAGCCTCGTCTATCTCTACTATTTCTCCCGGTCCTCCGCAAGAAGTCAAACAACTCTCTTTCACCAAGTCTATAAATCTTTTTCACAGACAATTTACAGCTTCCACacgacaaatatttataaaacggGCGGGTCAGAATTAGGTTCTTACCTAGACACGATgacaaaagtagtgttggcAATCGGACCATAGTATagacaaatttcaaaaaacaaaaatgaaaaaaattattttgtgtgcaaatttgaaagattttttaaataataaccaGATGAGTCcgcaaaccaaaaaaaaaaaacaaatttcgtaAAAAATTACCCCCCAGGTCTGAGGCTGATTTCGTTCtgatttcatttcgataatatgtgagaccgtgcatttcgataacattatttggccacaatttgtgtttaatgttgtgtttaagattttaatatgaagAATGAAGAAACTATCCTGCATTTCAAGAATTGATAGtttaataactaaatatttaatgcagaataaatactATAGATGTTCCAGATGCATATGACCACTAAGAAAGGGCTGTGAGAATTGAAGCTAAAGCAAGAAAATAGGTTAAAAAGACGAAATGGAGCTGATTACATTTTTTGAATGGCTTGCcatgtttgttttaaaagctTAGTATCGATAGTATCAAACTTTTGGCGATACAAAATGTGCAGTAGCGTGGAgtgaaaataacttttttttattttcgaatacGCTTTGTCATTAATGGATGAAACGATATACTATATAAGCAAtacctgtaaaaaaaaatcaatttttttggaGGTCATCCTGAGGTGGCGCTTCGACGATCTGTTTTGTGAAATCAGTCAAGAAATCCGACATAACTGAGTTTTAATCCCAAAGGatggttttttaaaaaaataatattattttacttttaaaaacagCTCTGCTCACTCAATTActtgaaatcaaataatacatttttattgtagcAGGCTACAGCCCTTAagagttattttaaaaaatatcttttaaaatcattataaaCATTGCCAATTGAAATACCAGATCCCTAGGTGAGAAAAGTAAAATATCGatctaattgttgttttttacatttaagcttttcAGATGATGCCTGAAAAAGTTGGTCAGTCGAAAGTCGGCGAAGAAAAGTTACCTTGGTACAATAActtatataaatctataagGGATGCTCCAATAAATCTGACGCTCCTTTTTGTCTcgacatttgttttttataaagttgtgACCACAACCCGTAATCGGCGTAATGAGCATCGTGTACAGATCTCAGGAGCTGGTCCTAAAGCCAATAAAGATTATCTCCCCGCGCTTAGTCGCGACTTTACCGTAAAAGAGTTGCGAGAATACAATGGCACTAGAGATGATGGACGCATTTTATTGGCTGTTAACCATAAAGTATATGATGTATCCACTGCCATGCATTTTTACGGTAAGGATGGAGCTTATCCGCATTATGCAGGTAGCGATATTTCacgtaatttaataaacattcatAAGAATGATCGTGACGAATTTGACGATTTAAACGATCTAACTGAAGCACAAATGACTGCATTGATCTCATGGGATCAGCAGTACGCTGAAAAATATCCACTTGTTGGACACTTGGTGCCAGAATACGAAGAGGAGCAACTAGAATATTCGAATATTGAAGAAGACGAAGAGAAGGAAATGATATGCGTTGCAAATGATATAAATACTCAAGACCAATTTATGATGTGAATGTCAATGCAACAATtgaaaacgaaaaatttgttgtttattagtCGTGaagcaaattaaacaattaaattaaacaatgtttt includes the following:
- the LOC117781299 gene encoding LOW QUALITY PROTEIN: fatty acyl-CoA reductase wat-like (The sequence of the model RefSeq protein was modified relative to this genomic sequence to represent the inferred CDS: inserted 2 bases in 1 codon) translates to MLNSDPKILRQTNLCVNKILRSTEVKRIYVLIRPKKGVSIKDRIATWNTHPVFSVLLKSNPKYLDKVVAIAGDCGLPDLGISVADRKLLIDEVQIVLHGAATVRFDERLTVAVDINTRGTLLVVQIAKEMRXVHVSTAYTNCVINHINEAFYPDKLTSYTFTKALAEQVVQKEAIGLPTCVFRPAMSTRNFTIATEDLALVCRREQMIWYPFIKTFSKLWAFQLAILFYHILPGHIIDIVLRIRGQNPGMVKMYDKIHMNIKKIAKFAITNWTFEMQNSDRLIQCMSPQDRKLFECDMNDLNWDEYFKVALLGMREYLAKERPTEESFRKGRKLLKRFKIYHHIVQTVVYGTVIALIWFVVRLTVPFFLLRKAIVSLINSFLIKMWYWN
- the LOC117780939 gene encoding membrane-associated progesterone receptor component 1, encoding MMPEKVGQSKVGEEKLPWYNNLYKSIRDAPINLTLLFVSTFVFYKVVTTTRNRRNEHRVQISGAGPKANKDYLPALSRDFTVKELREYNGTRDDGRILLAVNHKVYDVSTAMHFYGKDGAYPHYAGSDISRNLINIHKNDRDEFDDLNDLTEAQMTALISWDQQYAEKYPLVGHLVPEYEEEQLEYSNIEEDEEKEMICVANDINTQDQFMM